From the Phreatobacter oligotrophus genome, one window contains:
- a CDS encoding ABC transporter permease translates to MTVAVLPVEHVTPAQAAWRRFRRHRLAMAGAVVILVLILGSTIGPFLLPFDDKFIDIMHRFAPPLTGAHVLGTDELGRDVLARLMMGGRVSLAIGIVAMLIAMGVGIVIGTFAGFYGGVLGAALMRFVDAVLCFPAIFLLLALAALIEPGIVATTILISATAWMSVARIVEAQMRALRERDFAAAAVAFGASDLRIMFKELLPNAMAAIVVAATLNVAKAILLESYVSYLGYGIQPPAASWGNMLNNAQIYMTSAPWLAIVPGIAITLAVTSFNFLGDGLRDALDPRLDIH, encoded by the coding sequence ATGACCGTCGCCGTCCTGCCCGTCGAGCACGTCACCCCGGCCCAGGCCGCCTGGCGCCGCTTCCGCCGCCATCGCCTCGCCATGGCCGGCGCGGTGGTGATCCTGGTGCTGATCCTCGGCTCGACGATCGGGCCCTTTCTCCTGCCCTTCGACGACAAGTTCATCGACATCATGCACCGCTTCGCCCCGCCGCTGACGGGCGCGCATGTGCTTGGCACGGACGAGCTCGGCCGCGACGTGCTGGCGCGCCTGATGATGGGCGGGCGGGTGTCGCTCGCCATCGGCATCGTCGCCATGCTCATCGCCATGGGGGTTGGCATCGTCATCGGCACCTTCGCCGGTTTCTATGGCGGCGTGCTGGGCGCGGCGCTGATGCGCTTCGTCGATGCGGTCCTCTGCTTCCCGGCGATCTTCCTGCTCCTGGCGCTCGCCGCGCTGATCGAGCCGGGCATCGTCGCGACCACCATCCTCATCTCGGCCACCGCCTGGATGAGCGTCGCCCGCATCGTCGAGGCGCAGATGCGCGCCCTGCGTGAGCGCGACTTCGCGGCGGCGGCGGTGGCCTTCGGCGCCTCGGACCTGCGCATCATGTTCAAGGAGCTGCTGCCCAACGCCATGGCGGCGATCGTCGTGGCGGCGACGCTCAATGTCGCCAAGGCGATCCTGCTCGAATCCTATGTGAGCTATCTCGGCTATGGCATCCAGCCGCCCGCCGCGAGCTGGGGAAACATGCTCAACAACGCGCAGATCTACATGACGAGCGCGCCCTGGCTCGCCATCGTGCCGGGCATCGCCATCACGCTGGCGGTGACCAGCTTCAACTTCCTCGGCGATGGCTTGCGCGACGCGCTCGACCCGCGCCTCGACATTCACTGA
- a CDS encoding NAD(P)/FAD-dependent oxidoreductase: MSPPLTRIESDARLPESADVVVIGGGVIGVSSAYQLARKGLSVALVEKGHVGCEQSSRNWGWCRQQGRARAEIPLARESLRLWEEMQADAGEDAGFRRTGVLFLTKNPAELAAWEKWAEIAREMQVHSTVLTPSEVQERLPHNTDTWVGGLVTPSDGRAEPSMAVPVLAKAARKHGVTIHQDCAARGLETSAGRVSGVVTEKGTIRASSVLLAGGAWSSLFCRRHGIDLPIGLVNATACRTTPAPEITDGALGTDFFCVRRRLDGGLTLALRGRGTVELTPDLIRYARTFLPTYRQRRKGLKISFGKPFLDQLLRGTSWRLDQPSPFEAERVRDPAPDMTLVEEALAALIKANPNLEGIGIAEAWGGTIDTTPDTIPVISAVDTLPGFFLATGFSGHGFGIGPGAGRLAADIVTGDTPLIDPAAYSHQRLVDGRPLAPVGLF; this comes from the coding sequence ATGTCCCCGCCCCTCACCCGCATCGAGAGCGATGCCCGCCTGCCCGAGAGCGCCGACGTGGTCGTCATCGGCGGCGGCGTCATCGGCGTCTCCTCGGCCTATCAGCTCGCCCGCAAGGGCCTGTCGGTGGCCCTCGTCGAGAAGGGCCATGTCGGCTGCGAGCAGTCGAGCCGCAACTGGGGCTGGTGCCGCCAGCAGGGCCGCGCCCGCGCCGAGATCCCGCTCGCGCGCGAGAGCCTGCGCCTGTGGGAGGAAATGCAGGCGGATGCGGGCGAGGATGCCGGCTTCCGCCGCACCGGCGTGCTCTTCCTCACCAAGAACCCGGCCGAACTCGCCGCCTGGGAGAAGTGGGCGGAGATCGCCCGCGAGATGCAGGTCCACTCGACCGTGCTGACCCCGTCCGAGGTGCAGGAGCGGCTGCCGCATAACACCGACACCTGGGTCGGCGGCCTCGTGACGCCGAGCGACGGCCGTGCCGAGCCTTCCATGGCGGTGCCGGTGCTCGCCAAGGCGGCGCGCAAGCATGGCGTGACGATCCACCAGGACTGCGCCGCGCGCGGGCTCGAGACCTCGGCCGGCCGCGTCTCGGGCGTCGTGACGGAGAAGGGCACGATCCGCGCCTCCTCGGTGCTGCTCGCCGGCGGGGCCTGGTCGTCGCTGTTCTGCCGCCGCCACGGCATCGACCTGCCGATCGGCCTCGTCAACGCCACCGCCTGCCGCACGACGCCGGCGCCGGAGATCACCGATGGCGCGCTCGGCACCGATTTCTTCTGCGTCCGCCGCCGGCTCGATGGCGGCCTGACCCTGGCGCTGCGCGGCCGCGGCACGGTGGAGCTCACGCCCGACCTCATCCGCTATGCCCGCACCTTCCTGCCGACCTACCGGCAGCGGCGAAAGGGCCTGAAGATCTCCTTCGGCAAGCCCTTCCTCGACCAGCTCCTGCGCGGCACCAGCTGGCGGCTCGACCAGCCTTCGCCCTTCGAGGCCGAGCGGGTGCGCGATCCCGCGCCCGACATGACCCTGGTCGAAGAGGCTCTCGCCGCGCTGATCAAGGCCAATCCGAACCTCGAAGGCATCGGCATTGCCGAGGCCTGGGGCGGCACGATCGACACGACGCCGGACACGATCCCGGTCATCTCGGCGGTCGACACTCTGCCCGGCTTCTTTCTCGCCACCGGCTTCTCCGGCCACGGCTTCGGCATTGGCCCCGGCGCCGGCCGGCTCGCCGCCGACATCGTCACAGGCGACACGCCGCTCATCGACCCGGCCGCCTATTCGCACCAGCGCCTCGTCGACGGCCGGCCGCTCGCTCCCGTCGGCCTGTTCTGA
- a CDS encoding ABC transporter permease produces the protein MARFLVNRLGQAVLLLAIVSMLGFAILHLAPGGPLSQFALSSQMTQEDLDRITRQLGLDRPLPVQYADWLWRMLRGDWGVSYRDGEPVLKIIGAHLGATFELMATATVIAILLGCWVGILGAIRRYSIFDQLATVGAMVALSIPTFWFGLIAIYLFSVQLGWLPSGNRHTVGEEGSLLDMIHHLIAPALVLALVETAMWGRFMRSSMLDVINQDYIRTARAKGLPEWRILSQHALRNALLPMITVAGLQFPTLLGGALVTETVFTWPGMGRLFLDSIGYRDYPVVMGILMFSATMVLIGSLIADILYAVVDPRIRVG, from the coding sequence ATGGCGCGGTTCCTCGTCAACCGGCTGGGACAGGCGGTGCTGCTGCTCGCCATCGTCTCCATGCTCGGCTTCGCCATCCTGCATCTGGCGCCGGGCGGGCCGCTGTCGCAGTTCGCCCTGTCATCGCAGATGACGCAGGAGGACCTCGACCGCATCACCCGTCAGCTCGGCCTGGATCGGCCCCTGCCGGTCCAGTACGCCGACTGGCTGTGGCGCATGCTGCGCGGCGACTGGGGCGTGTCGTACCGTGACGGCGAGCCGGTGCTGAAGATCATCGGCGCCCATCTCGGCGCGACCTTCGAGCTCATGGCCACCGCCACCGTCATCGCCATCCTGCTGGGCTGCTGGGTGGGCATTCTCGGCGCGATCCGCCGCTACTCGATCTTCGACCAGCTGGCGACGGTCGGCGCCATGGTGGCGCTGTCCATCCCGACCTTCTGGTTCGGGCTGATCGCCATCTACCTCTTCTCGGTGCAGCTGGGCTGGCTGCCCTCGGGCAACCGCCACACGGTCGGGGAAGAAGGATCGCTCCTCGACATGATCCATCACCTCATCGCGCCCGCCCTGGTCCTGGCGCTGGTGGAGACGGCGATGTGGGGGCGTTTCATGCGCTCCTCCATGCTGGACGTCATCAACCAGGACTATATCCGCACGGCCCGCGCCAAGGGCCTACCGGAATGGCGGATCCTGTCGCAGCACGCGCTGCGCAACGCGCTGCTGCCCATGATCACCGTCGCGGGCCTGCAATTCCCGACGCTCCTCGGCGGCGCGCTGGTGACGGAGACGGTCTTCACCTGGCCGGGCATGGGCCGGCTCTTCCTCGATTCCATCGGCTACCGCGACTACCCCGTTGTGATGGGCATCCTGATGTTCTCCGCCACCATGGTGCTCATCGGCTCGCTCATCGCCGACATCCTCTACGCGGTCGTCGATCCGCGCATCCGGGTGGGCTGA